GCGCGAAGGGCTGCGCCAGTTCGGCGACCGACGCTTCGCCGTCGAGCAACCGGGCGAGAATGGCCCGACGCGTCGGATCGGCCAGTGCCGCGAATGTGTGGTCGAGGGAGAATTCAATAGTCATTACGGAACCAATCAGTTCTGGAACTAATTGGTTCTATAACTAAGCGAAGCCGTTACGTCAACGGTGTTGGCGTCTTCGTTTGGGAAGGGCGTGAGCCAGGATCGCGCTATGGCGGTGGAAAGCGGGCTTTACGAAAGCTGATCGGTGGAGGCACCGGCGTGCCAGTCTACCAGGTCCCTGCCAGCGCGGCGCCTGCCAGCAGCAGCCCGGTCAGGATGTTCGACAGGAACAGCCTGAAGTTCAGCTCCGGGCGTTGCAGGTCGATACGCCATGTCTGCCAGGCGAGATGGGCGGCGATCACCACCATTCCCGCGGCGTATGGCAGCGACATGCCCGACAGCCAGCCGCCCAGCGACCATGATGCGACGGTGAGGGCGTAGAACAGGCCGATCCAGATCCTGCCCTTCCGGCCGAACAGGATCGCCGTCGATTTCAGGCCGAGGCGGGTGTCGTCCTTCACGTCCACATAGGCGTAGACGGTGTCATAGCCGATCTGCCAATGCGATGGCGCCGATCCACATGATGACGGCTCCGGCAGGCACGTGGCCGGTCACCTCAGCCCATGCCATCAGCATTCCCCAATTGAACGCCGCCCCCAGCACCGCCTGGGGCCAATGGGTAAAGCGCTTGCAAAGCGGATAGATGAAGACGAGCGGCAGCACGCAGAGTGCGATCAGGCGCGTGTAGGGGGTCAGGAAAAACAGCAGCGATGCCGCGAGCGCGAGTTCGGCAATCAGAAAGGCAATGGCCTGGTGGGTGCGCAACTGGCTGTTGGCCAAGGGGCGGAAGCGGGTGCGTTCGACATGCGCATCGAAGTTACGGTCGGCGATATCGTTGACGGTGGAGCCGGCGCTTCGCATCAGCAGGGCGCCGAGGCAGAAGACGATCAACTGCCAGAGCGCGGGCAAGCCATGTGTGGCCTGGATGAGCGCGGCAAGGCAGGGAAAAAGCGTCAGCCAGACGCCGACGGGCCGGTCCAGCCGCGCGAGCCTCGTGTAGGGCCGCCACGCCGCGGGCAGCCGGCGATCGACCCAGTCGCCGGCATGGATATCGCTGAGGTCGGGTCGGCCGATTGCAGTCATGTGGGAGTCGATATCCACTGGTTGACGATACTCTTCACTACAGGAACCGACTCTCGCGAACGCCCTGGCCGACCGGTCCAGCCGATGGCTTACACAGCCTTGCCGACCAGCGCACCGATGCCGGCGGTCAGGGCCATGGCGAAGGCGCCCCAGAAGGTGACGCGCAGTGTCGCTCGCAGGATGTTGGCGCCGCCCGCCTTGGCGCCGATGGCGCCCAGCAAGGCGAGGAACAGCAGGGACGCCACCGAGACCGCGGGTACCAGCATTGTGGCTGGTGAAATCAGGACCATCAGCAGCGGCATCGCCGCGCCGACACTGAAGGTCGCCGCTGAGGTTAGCGCTGCCTGGATCGGACGCGCCGTGGTCATCTCGGTGATGCCAAGTTCGTCATGGGCGTGCGCTGCGAGCGCATCCCTGGCCATCAGCTGGTCGGCCACCTGGCGAGCAAGGTCTGGTTCCAGCCCGCGCTTTATGTAAATTTGCGCCAGCTCGGCGCGCTCGAATTCCGGCTGGGTCCGGAGTTCGTGACGCTCTCGATCGAGGTCGGCATTCTCGGTATCCGACTGGGAACTGACCGATACATATTCGCCGGCCGCCATCGACATGGCGCCGGCCACCAGCCCGGCAATGCCAGCAACCAGAACTTCCGAACTTGCGGCGGAGGCGGAAGCAACTCCGACGATGAGGCTCGCGGTGGAGACGATTCCGTCATTGGCACCCAGCACGGCGGCGCGCAGCCAGCCGATGCGCGAGACGAGATGGTTTTCAGCGTGACTGCGGCTCATGCTTTTCTATCCCGAAAGTTCCCCAAGGCCCGAAAGTTCCCCAAGGGTTGTCGCCGCCAAGATATTATTGGATATCGCACGTTGATATTCTCGCGAATTGGCGGCTCGCGCCGCCTGTGCGCCATATCCTGCTAGCGAACCACCAGCACCGGGATCTCGGTGTAGGACAGCACTTCCGCCGTCTGGCTGCCCAAAAGCAACTTCCCCAGACCTTGGCGCCCGTGCGAGGCCATGACGATCAGGTCGCAGCCCTGGGCCTGCGAAAGCTCCAGGATCGCCTCGGCGGGCTTCCTGTTTTCGACATGCAGAACCTTGGCATGAACGCCCAGTGCATCCGCGGACTCCTTGCATCGGCCGAGCATCTCCTTGGCATACTGGCGCGCGCTTTCCTCATAGGCGGCGAATTCATCACCGGCGGCATAGCCGGCCATGGCGCCGCCCCAGGCGAAGATCGGGAACGGCTCGGTGACATTGACGAAGGTGACGGCGGCGCCGAGGCTGCTGGCCAGCTTCAGGCCGTGGGTAACGCCCTTCTCGGCCAGTTCCGATCCGTCGGTGGCGATAAGCAGATGCTTGTACATGATGATGTGACCTGTTGTGCAAAGGGGCATTCGAGTGCCGATGCGCGCCCTTGGGGTGACGGGAGCCTTGGGAGGCTGAGCTTGATATAGCTTCGCTACCCGCTCCGTCACAGGGCCACCTTGATGTGAATCAAGGCCAGACGAGCATGTGCGGCGACACGGGCGCTGGACGCCTCTCGGTCGAAAACCACCAGCGCGGATCGT
The nucleotide sequence above comes from Mesorhizobium shangrilense. Encoded proteins:
- a CDS encoding VIT1/CCC1 transporter family protein; this encodes MSRSHAENHLVSRIGWLRAAVLGANDGIVSTASLIVGVASASAASSEVLVAGIAGLVAGAMSMAAGEYVSVSSQSDTENADLDRERHELRTQPEFERAELAQIYIKRGLEPDLARQVADQLMARDALAAHAHDELGITEMTTARPIQAALTSAATFSVGAAMPLLMVLISPATMLVPAVSVASLLFLALLGAIGAKAGGANILRATLRVTFWGAFAMALTAGIGALVGKAV
- a CDS encoding universal stress protein, yielding MYKHLLIATDGSELAEKGVTHGLKLASSLGAAVTFVNVTEPFPIFAWGGAMAGYAAGDEFAAYEESARQYAKEMLGRCKESADALGVHAKVLHVENRKPAEAILELSQAQGCDLIVMASHGRQGLGKLLLGSQTAEVLSYTEIPVLVVR